The genomic DNA GACCGTGGCGGCTGCCCCGGCGGATCAGATGACCCTCAAGACCGCTGCCGCCAAGAAGCCGGCCGAGTTCAATCACAAGAAGCACTCGACGGCCTACAAGTGTGGCGAGTGCCATCACAGCAAGGGCGCTGACGGCAAGGCGGTGGCAGACGACACGGGCGCCAAGGCCGCCAAGTGCGAGTCCTGCCACAACGACACCATGGCCAACGAGAAGCTCAACAGCTTCCAGAAGGCCGCCCATGAGAACTGCAAGGGCTGCCACAAGAAGGAGAAGGAAGCCGGCAAGAACGCCCCGGTGGACTGCAAGGGCTGCCACGGCGGCACCTGATCGTCGAGTCTTGGAGGGAGATGACAAGCGGGGCTGCCCTGAAGGCAGCCCCGCTTG from Thermodesulfobacteriota bacterium includes the following:
- a CDS encoding cytochrome c3 family protein; translation: MKKSILVGTALAFALSLAVAGMTVAAAPADQMTLKTAAAKKPAEFNHKKHSTAYKCGECHHSKGADGKAVADDTGAKAAKCESCHNDTMANEKLNSFQKAAHENCKGCHKKEKEAGKNAPVDCKGCHGGT